A DNA window from Engystomops pustulosus chromosome 10, aEngPut4.maternal, whole genome shotgun sequence contains the following coding sequences:
- the BARHL2 gene encoding barH-like 2 homeobox protein: MEGSSFGIDTILSNAGSGSPGMLNGDFSRDGRDFRNQGPPLSPGSDIDTVGSSPSSPISVTMEPGDQHRLVDSAHLHHLHHNHQQAAPQQQQSPSQQAAPRTSTSSFLIKDILGDSKPLAACAPYSTSVSSPHHTPKHEGNGAPESFRPKLEQEMLQDGKGKVEKLRDDLHSDMKGHGPKEEGDREISSSRDSPPVRSKKPRKARTAFSDHQLNQLERSFERQKYLSVQDRMDLAAALNLTDTQVKTWYQNRRTKWKRQTAVGLELLAEAGNYSALQRMFPSPYFYHPSLLSSMDSTTAAAAAAAMYSSMYRTPPAPHPQLQRPLVPRVLIHGLGPGGQPALNPLGNPIPGTPHTR, translated from the exons ATGGAGGGATCTAGTTTTGGGATAGACACGATATTGTCCAATGCTGGTTCTGGCAGCCCTGGTATGTTGAATGGAGACTTTAGCCGGGATGGCAGAGATTTTAGGAACCAGGGACCACCTCTCTCTCCTGGTTCGGACATAGACACTGTGGGAAGTTCTCCTTCATCTCCTATTTCAGTGACAATGGAGCCGGGAGATCAGCACCGGCTGGTGGACAGCGCACATCTCCATCATCTGCACCACAACCACCAGCAGGCTGCACCCCAGCAGCAGCAGTCCCCCTCTCAGCAGGCTGCCCCAAGGACTTCCACCTCTTCCTTCTTAATTAAAGACATTTTGGGAGATAGCAAACCTCTAGCTGCTTGTGCCCCCTATAGCACCAGTGTGTCCTCGCCTCATCACACCCCCAAACATGAGGGCAATGGGGCTCCAGAAAGTTTTCGACCCAAACTAGAACAGGAGATGCTGCAAGATGGCAAGGGCAAAGTAGAAAAGCTACGAGATGACCTCCATTCAGATATGAAAGGGCATG GTCCAAAGGAAGAAGGAGATAGGGAAATATCCAGCAGTCGGGATAGTCCCCCTGTAAGGTCCAAAAAGCCCAGGAAGGCCAGGACTGCTTTCTCAGATCACCAGCTCAACCAGCTAGAGAGAAGCTTCGAGAGACAGAAATATCTGAGTGTCCAGGACCGAATGGACTTGGCAGCAGCCCTAAACCTCACAGACACCCAAGTCAAGACCTGGTACCAAAACAGAAG GACAAAATGGAAGAGGCAGACAGCAGTGGGGCTGGAGCTTTTGGCTGAGGCTGGCAATTACTCTGCTCTTCAGAGGATGTTCCCTTCGCCTTATTTTTATCACCCAAGCCTGCTGAGCAGTATGGACAGCACCACAGCagctgcagcagctgcagcaATGTACAGCAGTATGTACAGGACTCCACCTGCACCCCACCCTCAGCTACAGAGACCCCTAGTCCCAAGGGTGCTCATTCATGGCCTGGGTCCTGGGGGACAACCAGCTCTTAACCCTTTGGGTAACCCCATCCCTGGCACACCTCACACGCGGTGA